From Paenibacillus sp. PL2-23:
GTTGGTATACACACAAATTTCCGCGGCGATCTCCAGCGACGATTTGGCGATTTCTTTGGCCTCCATAGCCGACGCATGCTTCACCAGAGCTCTAGCCGCAGATAACGCAAACGTGCCTCCGGACCCGATGGCAAGTATGCCGTCATCCGGCTCGATGATTTCGCCATTTCCAGAAATCAAGAGCAGACCCGTTTTGTCCATCACCAGCATCATCGCCTCCAGCTTGCGCAGCACACGGTCGGAGCGCCAGTCCTTCGCCATCTCCACAGCGGCCCGCTGCAGGTTGCCATGATGCTCCTCGAGCTTGGCCTCGAACTTCTCGAACAATGTAATCGCATCGGCGACAGAACCGGCAAAGCCGGCTACAACCTGTCCCCGGTACAGCCTCCGTACCTTTTTGGCTGAATTTTTCATAACCATACTGTTGCCGAACGTCACTTGTCCGTCTCCCGCGATAGCGCCCTTCCCTCCGTGCCGAACGGCGCAAATCGTTGTCGCGTGGAATTGCATTTCCATAATCCTGCAACCTCCTCCGATAATCATTAGGAATGGGAACCCGAAAACAAAAATCTCCTAGTTTACTGTACGGCGGATGCTGATAAATGTTCCTGTTTAAATTGTTCTATGCGCGATATCGCACGATTAGCAATCGCTTCGTTTTTTTCTTTTTTGTTGCGGATTTTATTCTCAAGCGGCGGGAACAGGCCAAAGTTGGCATTCATCGGCTGGAAATGCTTAAAGTCCGCTGTCGTAATGTATTGAGCCATGCTCCCAAGCGCAGTCTGCTCAGGCAGCACCAACGGCTCCTGTCCCTTGGCGAGACGCGCCGCGTTCAGACCTGCGATCAAGCCCGAAGCGGCTGATTCTACATAACCTTCAACGCCCGTCATCTGGCCGGCAAAAAATAAAGAATCTCTGTTCAACGTTTGATAAGTAGGCTTCAGCAGCTTGGGGGAATTAATAAAGGTGTTCCGGTGCATGACACCGAATCGCACAAATTCCGCGTTCTCCAGCCCTGGAATCATTGAAAAGACACGCTTCTGCTCGCCCCACTTCAGATGCGTCTGGAAGCCGACCATATTGTACAGCGTTCCTGCTGCGTTATCCTGACGCAGCTGAATGACCGCGTGCGGCAGCTTGCCGGTATGCGGGTTGACCAGCCCTACAGGCTTCATAGGACCGAACAGCGCGGTTTGCTTGCCCCGGCTCATCATCACTTCAATCGGCATGCAGCCTTCAAAATATATTTCCTTCTCGAATTCCTTAAGCTCCGCTGTCTCGGCGGCTATCAGCGCTTCGTAGAAAGCGTCAAATTCCTCCTCGGTCATTGGGCAGTTCAAGTAAGCCGCTTCTCCCTTATCGTACCGGGACGCCAAATACACCTTACTCATATCGATGGAGTCCTTCTCGATAATCGGCGCCGCCGCGTCATAGAAGTAGAAGTACTCCTCACCAAGCAAATCCTGAATTTGCTTGGACAAATCCGGCGCTGTCAATGGCCCCGTCGCGATAACCGTAATACCTTCCTTCGGTATTTCGGTTACTTCTTCATTCCGGATCTCAACCAGGGGATGCTCACGCAGCCTGCTCGTGACCTCGCCCGAGAAGCCGTCACGGTCGACGGCAAGCGCTCCGCCCGCAGGCACGGCATGCTGATCCGCGCAGCTGAGAATAAGGGAGTCCAGCCGGCGCATCTCCTCCTTCAGCACGCCTACTGCGTTCGTCAGGCCGTTCGCCCGCAGACTGTTGCTGCATACGAGCTCAGCGAATTGATTGGTATGGTGGGCCGGCGTTTGCTTCACCGGACGCATTTCATATAAGGTAACGGGCACGCCTTGCGACGCGATCTGCCAAGCGGCCTCGCTTCCGGCGAGACCGGCACCGATTACAGTCACTTTTT
This genomic window contains:
- the trmFO gene encoding FADH(2)-oxidizing methylenetetrahydrofolate--tRNA-(uracil(54)-C(5))-methyltransferase TrmFO, whose protein sequence is MNVSQKVTVIGAGLAGSEAAWQIASQGVPVTLYEMRPVKQTPAHHTNQFAELVCSNSLRANGLTNAVGVLKEEMRRLDSLILSCADQHAVPAGGALAVDRDGFSGEVTSRLREHPLVEIRNEEVTEIPKEGITVIATGPLTAPDLSKQIQDLLGEEYFYFYDAAAPIIEKDSIDMSKVYLASRYDKGEAAYLNCPMTEEEFDAFYEALIAAETAELKEFEKEIYFEGCMPIEVMMSRGKQTALFGPMKPVGLVNPHTGKLPHAVIQLRQDNAAGTLYNMVGFQTHLKWGEQKRVFSMIPGLENAEFVRFGVMHRNTFINSPKLLKPTYQTLNRDSLFFAGQMTGVEGYVESAASGLIAGLNAARLAKGQEPLVLPEQTALGSMAQYITTADFKHFQPMNANFGLFPPLENKIRNKKEKNEAIANRAISRIEQFKQEHLSASAVQ
- the hslV gene encoding ATP-dependent protease subunit HslV — translated: MEMQFHATTICAVRHGGKGAIAGDGQVTFGNSMVMKNSAKKVRRLYRGQVVAGFAGSVADAITLFEKFEAKLEEHHGNLQRAAVEMAKDWRSDRVLRKLEAMMLVMDKTGLLLISGNGEIIEPDDGILAIGSGGTFALSAARALVKHASAMEAKEIAKSSLEIAAEICVYTNHNIIVEEI